Proteins from a genomic interval of Tachyglossus aculeatus isolate mTacAcu1 chromosome 8, mTacAcu1.pri, whole genome shotgun sequence:
- the SRMS gene encoding tyrosine-protein kinase Srms, with protein MEPFLRKRLTFLSFFWNKLWPTEIPDDCIPRYPGPDPVTTDLDPDPDPVSSQPGSPSSTVLFTALYDFTARCADELSVNRGDKLFAIKEEGDYIFARRLSGRPSTGLVPINYVAKATHESFSTQPWFFSGISRSEAQQLLLSPSNQHGAFLVRPSESSRGDYSLSVRTQAKVCHYRISKAPDGGLYIQKGQVFPSLEELLAFYKANWKIIQNPLLQPCIPERPHEWDEWERPRSEFALRRKLGEGYFGEVWEGLWLNMVPVAIKIIKQDMKLDDFTKEIQNLKSLKHEKLIRLHAVCSIGEPVYIVTELMRKGNLQNYLNSPEGKTLSLIHLMSIACQVVEGMTYLEEKHIVHRDLAARNILVGDDLTCKIADFGLARLLKDDIYSTSSSTKIPVKWTAPEAANYRIYSQKSDVWSFGILLYEVFTFGQCPYEGMTNQETIHQITRGYRLPRPNTCSPEVYVIMLECWKANAEERPTFFALREKLCSIYRRVYHSFT; from the exons atggagccttTCTTAAGAAAGAGGTtgaccttcctctccttcttttgGAATAAGCTTTGGCCTACAGAAATCCCTGATGACTGCATTCCCAGGTATCCGGGGCCTGATCCAGTCACGACGGACCTTGATCCGGATCCAGATCCTGTCTCCTCCCAGCCTGGCAGCCCTTCGTCCACTGTTCTCTTTACAGCTCTGTATGACTTCACGGCCAGGTGTGCAGATGAGCTGAGTGTGAATCGGGGAGACAAGCTCTTTGCCATTAAGGAAGAGGGGGACTATATCTTTGCCAGGAGACTCTCAGGGAGGCCCAGCACTGGACTGGTCCCCATTAATTATGTAGCCAAGGCAACTCATGAGTCCTTCTCCACCCAACC CTGGTTCTTCAGCGGGATCAGCCGCAGTGAGGCCCAGCAGCTCCTGCTTTCCCCCTCCAATCAGCATGGTGCCTTCCTGGTGCGGCCCAGCGAGAGCAGCAGAGGGGACTACTCGTTGTCAG TTCGCACCCAAGCCAAAGTCTGCCACTACCGCATCTCCAAGGCTCCTGATGGGGGTCTCTACATCCAGAAAGGACAGGTCTTTCCCAGCCTGGAGGAGCTGCTTGCCTTCTACAAAGCAAACTGGAAAATCATCCAGAATCCCTTGCTTCAACCCTGCATCCCAGAG AGGCCTCACGAATGGGATGAATGGGAACGACCCCGATCTGAGTTTGCCCTCCGGAGAAAACTTGGAGAAGGATATTTTGGAGAGGTGTGGGAAGGACTGTGGCTGAACATGGTGCCGGTAGCCATTAAGATCATAAAGCAAG ATATGAAGCTCGACGACTTCACCAAAGAGATTCAGAACCTAAAAAGCCTGAAACACGAGAAGCTCATCAGGCTGCATGCAGTCTGCTCCATCGGAGAGCCTGTGTATATTGTCACAGAACTCATGAGGAAAGGAAACCTCCAGAACTACCTCAACA GTCCAGAAGGGAAAACCCTGAGTCTGATTCACTTGATGAGTATTGCCTGCCAAGTAGTGGAAGGAATGACGTACCTGGAGGAGAAACACATCGTGCACCGCGATCTGGCAGCCAGAAACATCCTGGTGGGAGACGATCTTACTTGTAAGATTGCAGACTTCGGCCTGGCAAGGCTTCTCAAG GATGATATTTACTCTACAAGCAGCAGCACCAAAATCCCAGTGAAATGGACAGCCCCCGAGGCAGCAAACTACCGGATTTACTCCCAGAAATCAGATGTCTGGTCCTTTGGGATTCTGCTCTATGAAGTTTTCACTTTTGGGCAGTGCCCATATGAAG GGATGACAAACCAAGAGACTATACATCAGATAACGAGGGGCTACCGCCTACCCCGCCCCAACACCTGCTCTCCCGAAGTCTACGTCATCATGCTGGAGTGCTGGAAGGCCAATGCTGAAGAGCGGCCCACCTTCTTTGCCCTGAGAGAGAAGCTCTGCTCCATCTACAGACGAGTGTATCACTCGTTCACATGA